Within the Butyrivibrio sp. AE3004 genome, the region TGGCATCAAGGTAAGGTATTCGGAGGCATTTATGATGACCTACCGACGCTGAAGAAGAAATAACTTTCAGCATAACGCTCCACCTTCTAGGGACTTAGAGCGGAAGATCGGAAGATAAAACGGGAAGAGAATTTTGCTACGGTTTGTGGAACGATGTTTTGATCTGTGTAAGGAATTTTTCAGCTATGGGAGTAAAAGAAGGATATTTATTCCATATCAGATACAACTCGGATGTCTGCTTAGGTGAAAGGGGACGAAAAACAAGCCCGCTCTCTTTGGAGCAGTTGATCAGATGCTCAAAGGTTAGCAGGATCCCAAGCCCTTCCTTTGCAAACATGGAACCGTTATAGGACAGACGGAAAGAGCCCTCAAGATGAAGCTTGTCAAAACTATCCCTTGCCCATTGAGGAATTTCGTTGTTCCAGCTTTGTTCAGAGCAGAATAATGGCCTACCGATAAGATCCTTTACTCTAACGGACTTCTTCTTGGCGAGAGGGTGATCAGCAGGCATGACAGCTCCCCAGACATCGGCTTCCGGAAATTTCAAGTAATCGTATTTTGCAGAGTTTGGCTTTTCACATAATACCGCAAAATCAAGCAGGCCCTTATCAAGTTTTTCCGTCACCTGCTCGGTATCTCCACTGGTGATATGGTAGGTAAAACCGGGATATCGGTTCTTTAACTTGTGGATTTCTTTTGCAAGATGCCGTATCTGAAAGCTTTCTGCCAGTCCAAAATAGATATCCCCGCCGGTGATATCGTCAAGGGTGATGAATTCCTGTTCTATACGGTCGGCCATGGCGATGAGATCTTCCGCACGGTCGCGAAGAAGCATCCCCTCATCAGTCAGGGATATGCTAAAGCTGTGACGTGTGAACAACTTCTTTCCCAGTTCATCTTCGAGTGATTTTAATGTTTTTGAAAGCGTAGGCTGTGTGACATGAAGCATGTCCGCAGCCTTTGTCATATTCTCTTCCCTTGCGACGGCAAGGAAGTATCGCAGGCTTTTGATCTCCATAGAATTCTCCAGTTCGCAGTGCACTCAAAAATGCTTCGCATTTTTTCGTTCTTCGGCATTCGCCGAATATATGGATTTATAATTTAGTGCTTATGCGAGCAAACTCCCAACGCACTAATTATAAATTCATATGCACTGCTCATTGCTACATGACATTCCATTTTGGAATATCACGATATTCATTTTATTCATTAGCGAAGAATTCGTCAAGTAAATATAATGAGGATACGAGGTAGGACAGATGGAAGTAAAAGCCCTGATAGAAAATCTTACAGACAGTGGATGCTCTGCGGAAGGAACAAAGAGAGCAAAAGCACTTTACGAAGCAGGAGATATGGATGGGCTCGTAAAGTATCTTCGAAAATGTCGATGTGATCTGGTGGAGGAAATGCACGACAGTCAGAGGAAGGTTGATCGGATGGACTATCTGATCAGACAGACACAAAAAGAAGCGGATAAACAGTGATAAGAGAACGGAGGATGCAATCATGATCAAAAAGGAAGAACTGAAACTGGTAACTGAATGGGACAAAACATTCCCTATGAGCGATAAGGTAGACCACAGCAAGGTGACCTTTGTGAACCGATATGGGATAACACTTGCAGCAGATATGTATGTACCGGGGGATAAAGAGGGCAGACTTCCTGCAATCGCAGTATGCGGTCCCTTTGGTGCAGTTAAGGAGCAGTGCAGTGGATTGTATGCGCAGGCCATGGCAGAGAGAGGCTTTCTGACAATAGCGTTTGATCCTTCTTTTACCGGAGAAAGTGGCGGGAATGTAAGATATATGGCTTCCCCGGATATCAATACTGAGGATTTCATGGCGGCGGTTGACTTTCTTTCCCTGAATGACAGAGTTGATCCTGACAGGATAGGGATCATAGGTATCTGCGGCTGGGGCGGAATGGCGATCAATACGGCGGCACTCGATACGAGAATAAAGGCAACCGTGGCATCCACCATGTATGATATGACCAGGGTGAACGCAAACGGTTACTTTGACAGTGAGGACAGTGAAGAGGCACGTTATGAGAAGAAGAAAGCTATGTGTGCTCAGAGGCTGGAGGATCTGAAATCGGGTGATTATAAGCTTGGCGGTGGAGTTGTCGATCCGTTGCCTTCGGATGCACCTTTCTTTGTTAAGGACTACTATGACTACTACAAGACCGACAGAGGATATCATAATAGAAGCCTTAATTCTAACGGTGGATGGAATGTCATCGGATGTGAGTCTTTCATTAACCAGCCTATTCTGAAATATTCAAATGAGATCAGAAGTGCAGTGCTTCTTATCCACGGAGAAAAGGCTCATTCGTGCTATTTCTCAAAGGATGCCTATGCAGATATGATTAAAGACAGCAAGTATGCTGATAATAAAGAACTTATGATAATCCCTGATGCGGTGCATACAGAT harbors:
- a CDS encoding alpha/beta hydrolase, which produces MIKKEELKLVTEWDKTFPMSDKVDHSKVTFVNRYGITLAADMYVPGDKEGRLPAIAVCGPFGAVKEQCSGLYAQAMAERGFLTIAFDPSFTGESGGNVRYMASPDINTEDFMAAVDFLSLNDRVDPDRIGIIGICGWGGMAINTAALDTRIKATVASTMYDMTRVNANGYFDSEDSEEARYEKKKAMCAQRLEDLKSGDYKLGGGVVDPLPSDAPFFVKDYYDYYKTDRGYHNRSLNSNGGWNVIGCESFINQPILKYSNEIRSAVLLIHGEKAHSCYFSKDAYADMIKDSKYADNKELMIIPDAVHTDLYDGGDKDYIPYDKLESFFKENLK
- a CDS encoding LysR family transcriptional regulator encodes the protein MEIKSLRYFLAVAREENMTKAADMLHVTQPTLSKTLKSLEDELGKKLFTRHSFSISLTDEGMLLRDRAEDLIAMADRIEQEFITLDDITGGDIYFGLAESFQIRHLAKEIHKLKNRYPGFTYHITSGDTEQVTEKLDKGLLDFAVLCEKPNSAKYDYLKFPEADVWGAVMPADHPLAKKKSVRVKDLIGRPLFCSEQSWNNEIPQWARDSFDKLHLEGSFRLSYNGSMFAKEGLGILLTFEHLINCSKESGLVFRPLSPKQTSELYLIWNKYPSFTPIAEKFLTQIKTSFHKP